Proteins co-encoded in one Candidatus Moraniibacteriota bacterium genomic window:
- a CDS encoding UDP-2,3-diacylglucosamine diphosphatase: protein MKKEKTKKTKTHTIIISDLHLGSKVSQPEKTLAMLENYSFQKLILLGDVFDNMDFRNLSKECWNLLTYIGKISKNKKVRWVIGNHDEGLVNIFKSLMDAKIYETYVWHYKQKKYLAIHGHQFDRFLVNNAMISYLANKIYNFIQRIDSNEKKFSHYLKKKSKGWLRLSEKVARSAIIYGKENGADFVFCGHTHKSIQRKNHKIKYFNSGCWDDTPCSYITINDGGIKIQEYI from the coding sequence ATGAAAAAAGAAAAAACTAAAAAAACAAAAACACATACAATAATAATTTCTGACCTTCACCTGGGATCAAAAGTGAGCCAACCGGAAAAAACTTTGGCAATGCTGGAAAATTATTCTTTCCAAAAGCTTATACTCTTGGGAGATGTTTTTGACAACATGGATTTCCGCAATCTTTCTAAAGAATGCTGGAATCTGCTTACTTATATTGGAAAAATATCTAAAAATAAGAAAGTCAGGTGGGTTATTGGAAACCATGATGAGGGATTGGTAAATATTTTTAAATCTCTAATGGATGCCAAAATATATGAAACATACGTTTGGCATTATAAGCAGAAAAAATATCTTGCCATACATGGACATCAATTCGACCGTTTTTTAGTTAATAATGCTATGATTAGTTATTTGGCGAATAAAATTTATAATTTTATACAAAGAATTGATTCTAATGAAAAAAAATTTAGTCATTATCTTAAGAAAAAAAGCAAAGGTTGGCTAAGACTTTCTGAAAAAGTAGCCCGTTCTGCAATTATTTATGGTAAAGAAAATGGAGCCGATTTTGTTTTCTGTGGACATACACATAAGTCTATTCAAAGAAAAAATCATAAAATAAAATATTTTAATTCGGGCTGTTGGGATGACACTCCATGTAGTTATATAACTATTAACGATGGAGGTATAAAAATTCAAGAATATATATGA
- the mscL gene encoding large conductance mechanosensitive channel protein MscL, with product MLKEFKQFLLRGNVVDLAVGVVVGAAFGSVVSALVSDLLTPMIAAIAKVPDFSGLIFTINDSKFMIGHFINALISFILVAAAIFFFIIKPMNMLVARSRKEAPADPTTKKCPECLSEIPTEAKRCSHCAQITS from the coding sequence ATGTTAAAAGAATTCAAACAATTTCTTCTTCGCGGAAATGTCGTTGATCTGGCCGTAGGAGTTGTAGTTGGTGCCGCTTTTGGGTCAGTAGTTTCAGCTCTTGTGTCTGATTTGCTGACTCCAATGATTGCAGCCATTGCTAAAGTACCTGATTTTTCTGGTTTAATTTTTACAATCAATGACAGCAAATTTATGATTGGACATTTTATTAATGCTCTCATTTCATTTATATTAGTTGCGGCTGCCATTTTCTTTTTTATAATAAAACCGATGAATATGCTTGTTGCGCGTTCTCGCAAAGAAGCGCCGGCAGATCCGACTACCAAGAAATGCCCGGAATGTCTGAGTGAAATTCCCACTGAGGCCAAACGCTGCTCACATTGTGCACAGATTACTTCATAA
- a CDS encoding sigma-70 family RNA polymerase sigma factor — protein MAKNQNEETACLRFLIKQAQKCPRLSRTEESELLEKICEQRNEGEEKKKLTEMEKKIVESNMAFAIFFARKNWNSGLAIEDLIQTANIGLILAVKTFKSDCGCGFARWAGFYIKTRIDVELAYQSDNISVSRQLRRAIIEIEKTEKNFLQNYKRLPTHEELAECLGLTKEKISEVQVIRKRGKTFSFSKLVNEDDDSTIDCVIPDSKNISSEETVQDKDMADQIHKVLTTLKASEEKVIRLRFGLR, from the coding sequence ATGGCAAAAAATCAAAATGAAGAAACGGCTTGCTTGCGTTTTCTCATAAAACAAGCACAAAAATGCCCACGATTATCTAGAACAGAAGAGAGCGAGCTCCTGGAAAAAATATGCGAACAAAGAAATGAAGGCGAAGAAAAGAAAAAATTAACGGAGATGGAGAAAAAAATAGTCGAATCGAATATGGCTTTTGCCATTTTTTTCGCCAGAAAAAATTGGAATAGTGGATTAGCAATTGAAGATTTAATCCAAACGGCAAATATCGGATTAATCTTGGCTGTTAAAACATTTAAGTCTGATTGCGGTTGCGGGTTTGCAAGATGGGCCGGGTTTTACATCAAGACCAGGATAGACGTTGAGTTGGCTTATCAATCAGATAATATTTCTGTTTCGCGCCAATTAAGGAGGGCAATAATAGAAATTGAAAAAACTGAGAAGAATTTTTTGCAGAATTACAAGCGGTTACCAACTCATGAAGAGCTGGCAGAGTGTTTGGGCCTTACTAAGGAGAAAATCTCTGAAGTACAGGTTATAAGGAAAAGAGGAAAAACATTCTCCTTTTCTAAACTAGTCAACGAAGATGATGACTCGACGATCGATTGCGTTATACCAGACTCTAAAAATATTTCTTCCGAAGAGACAGTGCAAGACAAAGATATGGCTGATCAAATTCATAAGGTTTTGACTACATTGAAAGCTAGTGAAGAAAAAGTCATCAGATTACGTTTTGGCCTAAGATAA
- a CDS encoding NYN domain-containing protein gives MPKNAIVAVDFSNITSAFEDIRRKSGLDPRSKLDLEKLVNIATMGSNVASKTVYVETRSTDDQVGQRKFLYQFSVKGFNVVTKEVKRIWTGVGTKEKANFDVEITTDISDSFWRRDCDEIILLSGDSDFEYLLSKIKKRGGISVTIVSSDDTVSRELRALADRLILIGHDVKMEEISFINSKSAQ, from the coding sequence ATGCCAAAAAATGCAATAGTAGCAGTAGATTTCTCTAATATAACTTCAGCTTTTGAAGATATTAGAAGAAAGTCTGGTTTGGATCCAAGAAGTAAACTTGATTTGGAGAAGCTTGTCAATATTGCAACGATGGGCTCAAATGTTGCCTCAAAAACAGTGTATGTAGAAACAAGAAGCACGGATGACCAGGTTGGCCAGCGAAAATTCTTGTATCAGTTCTCCGTTAAAGGCTTTAACGTTGTTACGAAAGAAGTAAAACGTATATGGACCGGGGTCGGTACAAAAGAGAAGGCTAATTTTGATGTAGAAATTACGACAGACATCAGCGACAGCTTCTGGCGAAGAGATTGTGATGAAATTATACTTCTTTCCGGCGATTCAGATTTTGAATATCTTCTCAGCAAAATAAAAAAAAGAGGAGGAATCAGCGTAACAATCGTGTCTTCAGATGATACAGTTTCAAGAGAACTGAGAGCATTGGCCGACAGACTAATTCTTATTGGCCATGATGTAAAAATGGAGGAAATATCTTTTATAAACTCAAAATCTGCACAATAG
- a CDS encoding sigma-70 family RNA polymerase sigma factor, producing the protein MPEKSAEMTDNELVQFSKRSPDAFSEIVLRYQDRLFRYIKRISYFADEDIEDIIQETFIKAYKSLNIFDNDLKFSSWIYQIARNATIDAIRKKQARPQAMYFEENDVLKFFQSDIDVHIQAEARNHLDIIRKIIDELPYKYKEVLVLRFLEDKNYEEIMDIIQKPKGTVAALINRGRKMLLKEASNKFGINN; encoded by the coding sequence ATGCCAGAAAAATCAGCCGAAATGACAGATAATGAATTGGTTCAGTTTTCAAAAAGAAGTCCAGATGCTTTCAGTGAAATCGTATTGCGATATCAAGATCGCCTGTTTCGCTATATTAAAAGAATTTCTTATTTTGCCGATGAAGATATAGAAGACATTATACAGGAGACATTTATAAAAGCGTATAAAAGCTTGAATATATTTGATAATGATTTAAAATTTTCTTCGTGGATATATCAAATAGCCAGGAATGCAACGATTGATGCCATAAGAAAAAAACAGGCGCGGCCACAGGCTATGTATTTCGAAGAAAATGATGTGCTTAAATTTTTTCAGTCAGACATAGATGTGCATATACAGGCGGAAGCAAGAAATCATCTGGATATCATACGCAAGATAATAGACGAGCTGCCGTATAAATATAAAGAAGTGCTGGTGCTAAGGTTTTTGGAAGACAAAAATTATGAGGAAATAATGGATATTATCCAGAAACCCAAGGGGACGGTGGCGGCACTTATAAACCGCGGAAGAAAAATGCTTCTTAAAGAGGCCAGTAATAAATTTGGAATAAATAATTAA
- a CDS encoding efflux RND transporter periplasmic adaptor subunit, translated as MKFKKKYFWLAIALVIIGGGYYWYSKSKSSSISVTYKTAVAEKGTLTTSISASGNVIVDDSATVDPTITGTVYGLAVSVGDTVKKGQLLFMIENNDLGIDANKAYSSYLQAKSSLETAKANRRDAKNNYEDASSEEEKSLKYKYKAAEISLEVAEKNVETNWSSYQNALTDASKRKVVSPIEGTINAVNIKNGDDLGRLSSNSNSSAPIIIGNMDTLKAQVEVNEVDIANVSIGQKVSLTFNAIDGLTSTGKVEKIDSLGISSSGVVSYNVTIGLDSLDERIKPEMSVSAAIITNVKQDVLLVPNSSVKTQNGSFYVQVLLGETPERKTVEIGLSNDVQTEIISGMSEGENIITQTVSSDSVNSSSSSPSSRSGSSVRIPGLGEGGRFD; from the coding sequence ATGAAATTTAAGAAAAAATATTTTTGGTTAGCTATAGCACTCGTAATAATCGGAGGAGGTTATTATTGGTACAGCAAATCAAAATCTTCCTCAATATCTGTTACATATAAAACGGCTGTAGCAGAAAAAGGAACGTTAACAACCTCAATTTCTGCTAGCGGAAATGTTATTGTTGACGATAGCGCCACAGTCGATCCAACTATAACCGGAACAGTCTATGGTTTAGCAGTAAGCGTTGGCGATACTGTTAAAAAAGGCCAGCTACTTTTTATGATTGAAAATAACGATCTGGGAATTGATGCCAATAAAGCTTATTCTTCATATCTTCAGGCAAAATCTTCCCTGGAAACAGCTAAGGCTAACAGAAGAGACGCTAAAAATAATTATGAAGATGCAAGTTCGGAAGAGGAAAAATCTTTAAAATATAAATATAAAGCTGCTGAAATTTCATTAGAAGTGGCGGAAAAAAATGTAGAAACAAACTGGAGCTCATACCAAAATGCTTTAACTGATGCTTCAAAAAGAAAAGTTGTTTCTCCGATAGAAGGAACAATTAATGCGGTTAATATAAAAAACGGAGATGATTTAGGCAGACTTTCGTCAAATAGTAATTCTTCCGCACCAATAATAATTGGAAACATGGACACGCTGAAAGCGCAAGTTGAAGTTAATGAAGTTGATATCGCCAATGTTAGTATTGGTCAAAAAGTATCGCTCACATTTAACGCCATTGATGGTCTTACTTCAACTGGCAAAGTGGAGAAGATAGATTCCTTGGGTATTTCGAGCTCAGGAGTTGTTTCATATAACGTGACTATAGGACTTGATTCGCTCGATGAAAGAATAAAACCGGAGATGAGTGTGTCTGCTGCCATAATCACAAACGTTAAACAGGATGTTCTTCTTGTTCCGAACAGCTCAGTGAAAACGCAAAATGGAAGTTTTTATGTGCAAGTGCTTTTAGGAGAAACTCCGGAGAGAAAAACAGTAGAAATTGGTTTATCGAATGATGTACAAACGGAAATAATAAGCGGTATGAGCGAAGGAGAAAATATTATTACACAAACAGTCAGTTCTGATAGTGTAAATTCATCTTCATCTTCTCCAAGTTCAAGATCTGGAAGTAGTGTTAGAATCCCAGGTTTGGGCGAAGGAGGGCGCTTTGACTAA
- a CDS encoding ABC transporter ATP-binding protein has protein sequence MIDCKNITKVYNNGGIETVALRNISFHAEKGEFVSIVGPSGSGKSTLMHIIGALDVPTSGKYFLDSHEVSRLNDDELSDLRRNKIGFVFQSFNLLPRTTVLRNVMLPMLYSGLSEEERESRARECLEYAGMEKEKFMNLSNQLSGGQMQRVAIARALINNPAIILADEPTGNLDTKTSHLVMDALKELNEKGHTIILITHEIDVANYANRIIHIRDGMIEKDDVK, from the coding sequence ATGATTGATTGTAAAAATATTACAAAAGTCTATAACAATGGAGGAATTGAAACGGTTGCTCTTCGCAACATTTCTTTCCACGCGGAGAAAGGAGAATTTGTTTCTATTGTAGGTCCTTCCGGAAGCGGAAAGTCAACCCTGATGCATATTATCGGAGCCCTCGATGTTCCGACCAGCGGAAAATATTTTCTCGACAGCCATGAAGTTTCTCGTCTTAATGATGATGAACTTTCTGATCTGAGAAGGAATAAAATAGGATTTGTTTTCCAATCTTTTAATCTACTCCCAAGAACAACTGTGCTTAGAAATGTCATGCTTCCGATGCTGTATTCCGGGCTTAGTGAAGAAGAGAGAGAATCGCGCGCGCGCGAATGCTTGGAATATGCGGGTATGGAGAAAGAAAAATTCATGAATCTTTCCAATCAACTTTCTGGAGGACAAATGCAGAGAGTCGCGATAGCGAGAGCGCTCATTAATAATCCTGCCATAATTCTTGCTGACGAACCAACTGGAAATTTGGACACGAAAACAAGTCATCTTGTTATGGATGCTCTAAAGGAGCTGAATGAAAAAGGACACACTATAATTCTCATTACGCATGAAATAGATGTTGCGAATTATGCTAACAGGATAATCCATATACGTGATGGAATGATTGAGAAGGATGATGTTAAATAG
- a CDS encoding ABC transporter permease, which yields MLKDLFKETIWSLAANKVRSGLTILGIVIGIASVIALVAVGQGAQSSIEKNIEAIGSNLIMISPGSQRVGGVSQGIGSIQTLTVEDADAIKDEIENIKAVAPSISRRYQVTAKGNNTNTQVIGTTEDYLTIRNVSMDSGSFFSEQQLKGSSKVAVVGPSVRDDLFGENADPVGKTININKMDFTVIGMTVSKGGSGFNNQDDVIYVPITTAQHYLSGNDYLNNISVAAADQNSMAAVQDQISTLLLTRHKISDPNNADFNIMNQNDIIATATSITGTFTMLLSSIAGISLLVGGIGIMNMMLTTVTERTREIGLRKAVGIRKKYINLQFLAEAVALTFIGGILGVIVGWIMSLAIAHFVSNLTTSISLSSILLAFGVSAGVGIIFGFYPARRAANLSPIEALRYE from the coding sequence ATGCTAAAAGATTTGTTTAAAGAAACAATTTGGTCATTGGCTGCAAACAAAGTGAGATCAGGCCTCACTATTTTAGGTATTGTGATTGGAATTGCTTCGGTGATTGCGCTTGTTGCAGTAGGTCAAGGCGCGCAAAGTTCAATCGAAAAAAATATTGAGGCAATCGGATCAAACCTTATTATGATAAGTCCTGGCTCGCAAAGAGTTGGTGGAGTAAGCCAAGGAATAGGAAGTATTCAAACGCTCACAGTTGAAGACGCTGATGCAATCAAAGACGAAATTGAAAATATCAAAGCAGTTGCGCCGTCAATTTCCAGGCGTTATCAAGTGACTGCCAAAGGCAACAATACGAACACGCAGGTTATCGGTACCACAGAAGACTATTTGACAATCAGAAATGTAAGTATGGACAGTGGCTCGTTTTTCAGTGAACAACAGCTCAAAGGATCATCCAAAGTAGCTGTCGTTGGCCCTTCTGTCAGGGACGATCTTTTCGGAGAAAATGCTGATCCGGTTGGAAAAACAATAAACATTAATAAAATGGATTTTACGGTGATAGGTATGACGGTTTCCAAGGGCGGAAGCGGATTTAATAATCAAGATGATGTTATCTATGTTCCGATAACTACAGCCCAGCACTATCTGTCAGGAAATGATTATCTTAATAATATAAGTGTGGCAGCTGCCGATCAGAATTCCATGGCTGCCGTGCAGGATCAGATTTCCACTTTGCTTTTGACGCGCCACAAAATTTCCGATCCGAACAATGCTGATTTTAATATCATGAATCAGAATGATATTATCGCTACAGCTACCAGCATAACCGGAACTTTTACAATGCTGCTTTCTTCTATTGCCGGCATTTCGCTCTTAGTCGGAGGAATCGGAATTATGAATATGATGCTGACAACTGTTACCGAAAGAACTCGTGAAATCGGACTGAGAAAAGCTGTAGGCATCAGGAAAAAATATATAAACCTGCAGTTCTTGGCTGAAGCGGTAGCGCTAACTTTTATCGGAGGAATATTGGGGGTTATTGTTGGATGGATAATGTCTTTGGCTATCGCTCATTTTGTCAGCAATCTGACGACTAGCATATCACTCTCATCAATTTTGTTGGCATTCGGAGTTTCAGCTGGAGTCGGGATTATTTTCGGCTTTTACCCAGCCCGCCGCGCTGCCAATCTCAGTCCGATAGAAGCGCTTAGGTATGAATAA
- a CDS encoding DUF5666 domain-containing protein produces MNNKKIIILAAIAVVAVGVGMFYAGMKYEIKKEKTGQFDTKGSFNGGQRGNRQIPVQNRPGMGMGGGNMSEGGFMGGEILSKDDKSITVKDRKGNSKIIFFSDSTIVGKTIDGSLSDLNAGQDVMVNGKTNADGSITAQNIQIRPLPQQ; encoded by the coding sequence ATGAACAACAAAAAAATTATAATTCTTGCAGCAATTGCAGTTGTGGCTGTGGGAGTCGGTATGTTTTATGCCGGGATGAAGTATGAAATTAAAAAAGAGAAAACCGGGCAGTTTGACACAAAAGGAAGTTTTAATGGAGGGCAGCGCGGCAATAGACAGATTCCGGTGCAAAACAGGCCAGGAATGGGCATGGGCGGCGGCAATATGAGTGAAGGCGGATTTATGGGCGGAGAAATATTATCCAAAGATGATAAGAGTATTACAGTAAAAGACAGAAAGGGAAATTCTAAAATAATTTTCTTTTCTGACTCAACAATAGTCGGAAAAACAATCGATGGGTCACTTTCTGATTTGAATGCCGGGCAAGATGTAATGGTCAATGGAAAAACGAATGCTGATGGCAGTATTACTGCCCAAAATATCCAAATCCGCCCTTTGCCACAGCAATAA
- a CDS encoding replication-associated recombination protein A — translation MINKSNNLQYAPPSPSFGEARPLADRMRPKKLEDFFGQEELVGKDSFLRKAIQDDKVPSLIFWGPPGSGKTTLASIIAHETNSEFVVLSGVASGKKDLMAVIKTAKENKEKNIKTILFIDEIHRWNKAQQDALLPHVEHGVVTLIGATTENPSFEVISALISRSRVLVLNKLEAKDIQKIIEHALSDKENGFGKQKIKISKEVISHIAAFANGDARMALNTLEAATQQNTNVTSELIKKILQKSHLYYDKTGEEHYNIISALHKSMRGGDANAALYWLARMLEGGEEPRYVARRLFRFASEDVGLADNFAVVLANSVFDACHKIGMPECSVHLAQLVIYLSNAKKSVSAYMAYGKAKRDVEQYGNLPVPMHIRNAPTKLMEKLGYGKGYKYTPLEDSTGQQYLPDKLKNKKYI, via the coding sequence ATGATTAATAAATCGAACAATCTTCAATATGCTCCGCCGTCACCAAGTTTTGGCGAGGCAAGGCCATTGGCGGACAGGATGCGTCCCAAAAAACTTGAGGATTTTTTCGGGCAGGAAGAATTGGTTGGAAAAGATTCTTTCCTCCGAAAAGCCATTCAGGATGACAAAGTTCCATCGCTGATTTTTTGGGGACCTCCGGGTAGCGGAAAAACAACCTTAGCTTCAATCATTGCCCATGAAACTAATTCAGAATTTGTGGTTCTTAGCGGTGTTGCCAGTGGAAAAAAAGATCTAATGGCTGTGATTAAAACTGCCAAGGAAAACAAAGAAAAAAATATCAAAACTATTTTATTCATTGATGAAATCCACCGTTGGAACAAGGCTCAGCAGGATGCATTGCTGCCTCATGTGGAGCATGGGGTTGTAACTTTAATCGGAGCGACGACAGAAAATCCAAGCTTTGAAGTAATTTCAGCTTTAATTTCCAGATCGCGTGTACTGGTTCTGAATAAACTGGAAGCTAAAGATATCCAAAAAATTATTGAGCATGCTTTAAGTGACAAAGAAAATGGTTTTGGCAAACAAAAAATAAAAATTTCCAAGGAAGTTATTTCTCATATTGCAGCTTTTGCTAATGGTGACGCGCGCATGGCGTTGAATACTCTGGAAGCAGCTACTCAGCAGAATACAAATGTAACTTCGGAACTCATAAAAAAAATATTGCAGAAATCGCATCTTTATTATGACAAAACTGGGGAAGAACATTATAATATAATTTCAGCGCTGCATAAATCTATGCGCGGCGGAGATGCCAATGCGGCTTTGTATTGGCTGGCACGGATGCTGGAGGGTGGAGAAGAACCAAGATATGTCGCCAGGAGACTGTTCCGTTTTGCTTCCGAGGACGTTGGCTTGGCGGATAATTTTGCTGTGGTCTTAGCTAATAGTGTCTTTGATGCCTGCCATAAAATCGGTATGCCGGAATGTAGCGTGCATCTAGCGCAATTGGTAATATATCTTTCCAATGCCAAGAAAAGCGTAAGCGCCTATATGGCATACGGAAAAGCCAAGAGGGACGTTGAACAATATGGAAATCTGCCGGTGCCGATGCACATCCGCAATGCGCCGACAAAACTTATGGAAAAATTAGGTTATGGAAAAGGTTATAAATATACACCACTTGAAGACAGCACAGGACAACAATACTTGCCGGATAAATTAAAAAACAAAAAATACATTTAA
- a CDS encoding tRNA-dihydrouridine synthase — MKNFWQKLAKEKKTFFALAPMHDITDIAQRQMLVKYGKPDVLYTEFVACDGLVDKKGRKVLMKTLRFFENEHPLVAQFFGAKPENFRECAKIARKLGFDGIDINMGCPDKSIVDQGAGAALIKNPKRAREIIRATKEGAGSLPVSVKTRIGYNENEIKKWLPELLAEEPAAITVHGRTKKQMFTGKADWDAIAQAAEIAKGLGVIIIGNGDVESIKDGILKARKAKISGIMVGRRILGNPWFFNRKIKIEKISVKERLQAMIEHVKIFEKELKGIKNYDVIKKHYATYARGFDGAKELRMELMKTRNAKQTEKVVQDFLKKLYNINKINIKI, encoded by the coding sequence ATGAAAAATTTCTGGCAAAAATTAGCGAAAGAAAAAAAAACTTTTTTTGCATTAGCACCAATGCATGATATCACTGACATTGCCCAAAGGCAGATGCTTGTTAAATATGGCAAACCTGATGTTCTGTATACCGAATTCGTAGCTTGTGATGGGTTGGTAGACAAAAAAGGAAGAAAAGTATTAATGAAAACTTTGCGTTTTTTTGAAAATGAACATCCGCTTGTCGCCCAATTTTTTGGAGCCAAGCCAGAAAATTTCCGCGAATGCGCAAAAATTGCCCGCAAACTTGGTTTTGATGGTATTGATATAAACATGGGTTGTCCTGACAAAAGCATAGTAGATCAGGGAGCTGGCGCGGCGCTTATAAAAAATCCGAAAAGAGCCAGAGAAATTATACGTGCTACCAAAGAAGGAGCTGGTAGTTTGCCTGTTTCCGTGAAAACCCGAATTGGATATAATGAAAATGAAATTAAAAAGTGGCTTCCTGAACTATTGGCCGAAGAACCGGCGGCAATAACAGTTCATGGACGGACAAAAAAGCAAATGTTTACCGGCAAAGCAGATTGGGATGCGATTGCGCAAGCTGCAGAAATTGCCAAGGGGCTCGGAGTCATAATTATAGGAAATGGTGATGTAGAAAGCATTAAAGATGGAATCTTGAAAGCTAGAAAAGCGAAAATTAGCGGTATTATGGTTGGGCGGAGAATACTTGGAAATCCTTGGTTTTTTAACCGTAAAATAAAAATAGAAAAAATTTCTGTCAAAGAAAGGCTACAGGCTATGATAGAACATGTGAAAATTTTTGAGAAAGAGCTAAAAGGAATAAAAAACTATGATGTAATAAAAAAACATTACGCCACTTATGCTAGGGGTTTTGACGGCGCCAAAGAACTCCGCATGGAACTTATGAAAACCAGGAATGCTAAGCAAACAGAAAAGGTTGTGCAAGATTTTTTAAAAAAGTTGTATAATATAAATAAGATAAATATAAAAATATGA
- a CDS encoding phage holin family protein, producing MKIIIHWFLSAVAIVITAYLLPTEAIFVQSFFVALVVAVVLGFLNTIIKPILILLSLPFQILTLGLFTFVINAGLVLLTSRIVDGFHVQDFWWALAFSLVLWLVNTFLHFFEPSKKHNHE from the coding sequence ATGAAAATTATCATTCATTGGTTTTTGTCAGCGGTAGCTATTGTTATAACGGCCTATCTGTTGCCGACAGAAGCAATTTTTGTTCAAAGTTTTTTTGTGGCTCTGGTAGTGGCTGTGGTTTTGGGATTTTTAAATACCATAATAAAGCCGATTCTAATCCTATTATCATTACCTTTTCAAATATTAACATTAGGCTTATTTACTTTCGTAATTAATGCCGGACTGGTTTTGCTAACTAGCCGGATTGTCGATGGTTTTCACGTGCAAGATTTTTGGTGGGCGTTGGCTTTCAGTCTTGTGCTTTGGTTAGTCAACACGTTTCTTCATTTTTTCGAACCAAGCAAAAAGCATAATCATGAATAA
- the obgE gene encoding GTPase ObgE, translating into MLIDDVKIEITAGHGGKGCASFNKNLMSLGPAGGSGGNGGNIIFIGVSDLNALGQFRYKKQLSAQNGRDGKGQFCDGPDGENLAIKVPIGTVIHNLDTKEDLEITKVGQEILVAKGGKGGRGNFLFRSSTNTTPEEFEEGKLGEHFNLRLELKLIADVGFVGLPNAGKSSLLNEITNASAKVANYQFTTLEPNLGVYYGLILADIPGLIEGASEGKGLGIKFLRHVERTKILFHFLSVESEDPIKDYKTIRKELEKYNPILLKKPEYIFISKTDIVSPEELKKKIKKLEKISSNILPISIHDWDSIQKVKELLNKIEKEK; encoded by the coding sequence ATGCTGATTGATGACGTAAAAATTGAAATAACTGCCGGGCATGGCGGAAAAGGATGCGCGAGTTTTAACAAGAATCTTATGAGTCTTGGGCCTGCTGGTGGAAGCGGCGGTAATGGAGGAAATATAATTTTCATTGGTGTTTCTGATCTTAATGCGCTTGGCCAGTTCCGCTATAAAAAGCAGCTTAGCGCTCAAAACGGCCGCGATGGCAAGGGCCAGTTTTGCGATGGTCCAGATGGTGAAAATTTAGCCATAAAAGTTCCTATCGGAACTGTTATCCATAATCTAGACACCAAGGAAGATTTAGAAATAACTAAAGTCGGACAAGAAATTTTGGTTGCCAAGGGCGGCAAAGGCGGCCGCGGAAATTTTCTTTTCAGGTCTTCAACCAACACAACTCCGGAAGAATTTGAAGAAGGAAAACTTGGCGAGCATTTCAATTTGCGTCTGGAGCTAAAATTGATTGCCGATGTTGGATTTGTCGGACTTCCCAATGCTGGAAAATCAAGCCTGCTCAATGAGATCACCAATGCCAGCGCCAAAGTCGCCAATTATCAATTCACCACACTTGAACCAAATTTAGGCGTCTACTATGGGCTTATTTTAGCTGATATTCCGGGACTGATTGAAGGAGCTTCTGAGGGCAAGGGCTTAGGCATAAAATTTTTGCGGCACGTTGAACGCACAAAAATTCTTTTTCACTTTTTATCAGTTGAATCTGAAGACCCAATCAAAGATTATAAAACCATAAGAAAAGAATTGGAGAAATACAACCCAATTTTACTTAAAAAACCGGAATATATTTTCATTAGCAAAACCGATATTGTTTCGCCGGAAGAGCTTAAGAAAAAAATTAAGAAGCTGGAAAAAATTTCTTCCAATATTTTGCCAATCTCAATCCATGACTGGGATAGCATCCAAAAAGTCAAAGAATTGCTGAATAAGATTGAGAAGGAAAAATAA